The following DNA comes from Fervidibacillus albus.
ATCGTTGGCTATCTTTTACAGGAAGCAGACCGAAAATCGATATCCGTTTCCGTTTTACCGTTTTTATACAATGCCGTAAAGGGAACGGAGTGAAGGTGGGATACATATGGCACAATTTTTATCGGGTATCATAACATTATTTATCGTTTCACCAATCATTTTCTTCGTATTATTATATTTTATTATCCATTGGCGGACGAAGGATACGACCCAATCCGCAAAAAAGGCAGCGGACGGCTCCGTTCCCTTTTTCTTATTATCCGTCTATTTTTTAGCAGAAGTGATTTGGGGAAAATCGTTTCTATTTTTCTACATCCTTCTATTCCTATTTCTTTTCAGTTTTTTCGTCTATTTCCATTGGCGAAAAAACAATCGAATTGATTTGAAAAGTAGTTTTCACAAGTTTTGGCGATTTATTTTTTTGCTTCTGATTATCCTTCACTTTTTGCTCATGACATACGGGATCGTGTCGTTCGCCTTCCGACAATTATAGCGAAACGCTTTTCTCTCCGGAAAGCCTTTGATATACTAAAAAACTAGAAAAATATGAAAGGGAGATACGCCGGATGGAATTGTCCCGTTTTTTTTTACCCTATAAAAACGATATGCTTAATGAATATGTGAAAAACCGATATCATTCATATTTCCATTATCCGTTCCAAAATAATACAGCCGATATTGAACGGCTTCGAGAGTTAAACCGGATGGAATTTCCGAGAAAACGTTTAAGTCAACATATCCGACGGTACATGGAACGGTTTTCCATTTCCGAACAGGTGGAGGAATCGTTGCGGAAACTGGAAAGGGAAAAAAGTGTCGTCGTCATCGGAGGGCAACAGGCAGGATTGTTAACCGGACCCCTCTATACGATTTATAAAATGATGACGATCGTTCTTTTGGCAAAGGAAAAGGAAGAAAAACTGAAAATTCCCGTCGTTCCGATATTTTGGATCGCTGGGGAAGATCACGATTTTGATGAAATTAATCATGTATTCGTGGAAGAACGAAGTGTTTTAAAGAAAAAAACGTATCGCGATGACACAATCGAAAGAAAACGAGTCATGTCTAAACGACGATTGGATCATATTCAACTACGTCAATGGTATGAAGAAGTCATTCGAAGTTATGGCGAAACGGATTTTTCCAATCAATTGTTATTTTTTTTACATCAGCAGTTAAAACGGGCCGATACGGTTACAGATTTTTTCGTCTCCATAAGTAACGAGCTCTTTCAAAATTACGGTTTGTTGTTCGTAGATTCTTCTCACCCAGAATTAAGAAATATCGAGTCACCGTATTTTTCTGAAATCATTGACAAGGGGGATGAGGTCGCAAAAGCATTACAAATGCAACAACGAAAAATGGGCAAACGAGGTTGGCAAAGGGTGATTCGGACAGATGAAAATTGTTACCATCTTTTTTTTGAAAGGGATGGAATGAGGCATCTCCTTTATTCTTCCGAAAATGGCTTTGTGTATACCGAAAATGGCACGACCTTTTCGAAGGATGAACTACTGACATTGGCCCAATCTTCACCGGAGCAGTTGAGCAATAATGTCGTTACCCGCCCGTTGATGCAAGAGTTTTTGTTTCCGACGATCGCCTTTGTCGCCGGTCCAGGTGAATTGCAATATTGGGCAGAACTAAAGGGAGTTTTCGATCTTTTTAACAAACGGATGCCACCGATTGTTCCCCGTTTACATATTACGCTTCTTGAAAGAAATTTGGAGCGGGAATTGGCCGAGTTGAATTTATCATTACAAAAAGTATTGTTGACAGGTACAGGAGAGGAAAAAAAGAAAAGGATCGAAATGTTAAAGGATCAAAATCTCCATGCCTATTTTGCAAAGGGGAAAAGGGAAATCGAATCAATTTATGAACAATTAGCTCATCAAATTGTTCAATTTGATAAAGGGTTAACGGGAATCGTCAATAAAAATGAACAATTTGTACTGAGTCAACTACAATTTTTGGAAAAAAAGGTCGAAGAAGCGGTAAAAAATAGACATTCGATCCTTTTAAAAAAATACGATCGAATTGAAAATCATCTTCATCCATTTGGTAACTACCAAGAACGATGTTGGAACATTACGTATTTTTTCAACGAATATGGGATGGATTTCATCGATCGATTGATGCAACTTCCCTTCGAAATCAACGGAGATCATTACGTCGTTAAGTTGTAATGGGAAATGAAAATGGACTGATGACTGTCTTTTAATAGACAGTTTTTTTTATGGGAATTTTTTCGCTTGGATGACGTGGAATCTAAGTCATAGAAGGAAATGTTTCGGACAAACTACGAAAAGGAGAAGTCTGATGCGTAAAATTCAAAAAATTTTTTCGAAAAAAGAGAAAAATAGGGTGGTGGAAAGTGGGGGAATGTGGTAAATTTGTGTTATAGAGTGGGGGGACCGAATATGTTCATGGGAGAGTATCGCCATAATGTCGATGCAAAGGGACGGATTATCATTCCGGTCAAATTTCGAGAACAACTCGGTGACGTTTTCGTGCTCACCCGTGGTCTCGACCAATGTTTATTCGGTTATCCAATGGAAGAATGGAAAGTTATTGAAGAAAAAATCAAATCCCTACCGCTCACGAAAAAGGATGCGAGAGCCTTTGCTCGATTTTTCTTTTCCGGTGCAACGGAATGTGAAATCGATAAACAAGGGCGAATCAACATCCCTACATCTCTCATTTCTTACGGGAACATCGAAAAGGAATGTGTCGTTGTCGGTGTTTCCAATCGAATCGAAATATGGAATGCTAAAATATGGGAGGAATATTTTACACAATCCGAACAATCCTTTGCAGAAATCGCGGAAAATATGATTGAATTCGATTTATAAGAAAAACCTCTTTCAACTGACAAAGGAATGGAAAGGCAGGAACAGCATGTTTGCACATACAACAGTTCTTTTACACGAAACGGTCGAAGGTTTGAATATTCAGCCCGATGGAATTTATGTCGATTGCACGTTAGGTGGGGCTGGACATAGTTTAGAAATTGTGAAAAGACTTTCGAATCGAGGAAAATTAATTGCCTTCGATCAAGATATACATGCGATTGACCATGCAAAACAAAAATTAGGTCGACACGTATCAAAAATGGAATTTGTCCATAA
Coding sequences within:
- the bshC gene encoding bacillithiol biosynthesis cysteine-adding enzyme BshC translates to MELSRFFLPYKNDMLNEYVKNRYHSYFHYPFQNNTADIERLRELNRMEFPRKRLSQHIRRYMERFSISEQVEESLRKLEREKSVVVIGGQQAGLLTGPLYTIYKMMTIVLLAKEKEEKLKIPVVPIFWIAGEDHDFDEINHVFVEERSVLKKKTYRDDTIERKRVMSKRRLDHIQLRQWYEEVIRSYGETDFSNQLLFFLHQQLKRADTVTDFFVSISNELFQNYGLLFVDSSHPELRNIESPYFSEIIDKGDEVAKALQMQQRKMGKRGWQRVIRTDENCYHLFFERDGMRHLLYSSENGFVYTENGTTFSKDELLTLAQSSPEQLSNNVVTRPLMQEFLFPTIAFVAGPGELQYWAELKGVFDLFNKRMPPIVPRLHITLLERNLERELAELNLSLQKVLLTGTGEEKKKRIEMLKDQNLHAYFAKGKREIESIYEQLAHQIVQFDKGLTGIVNKNEQFVLSQLQFLEKKVEEAVKNRHSILLKKYDRIENHLHPFGNYQERCWNITYFFNEYGMDFIDRLMQLPFEINGDHYVVKL
- a CDS encoding DUF3397 family protein — translated: MAQFLSGIITLFIVSPIIFFVLLYFIIHWRTKDTTQSAKKAADGSVPFFLLSVYFLAEVIWGKSFLFFYILLFLFLFSFFVYFHWRKNNRIDLKSSFHKFWRFIFLLLIILHFLLMTYGIVSFAFRQL
- the mraZ gene encoding division/cell wall cluster transcriptional repressor MraZ is translated as MFMGEYRHNVDAKGRIIIPVKFREQLGDVFVLTRGLDQCLFGYPMEEWKVIEEKIKSLPLTKKDARAFARFFFSGATECEIDKQGRINIPTSLISYGNIEKECVVVGVSNRIEIWNAKIWEEYFTQSEQSFAEIAENMIEFDL